A region from the Salicibibacter cibarius genome encodes:
- the ftsX gene encoding permease-like cell division protein FtsX codes for MKRSAFVRHVREGFKNISRNGWMSFASISAVTIMLLVVGAFSLLILNMNSLASDVENEVEIRAFLEMDTEADAQAEVMEDIASANAVEDVSYLDRDEGLDQFIDSLGSEGAVYESIRDENPLNDALVIETTEPELTEAVATAVDEYVEVETVEYGESILTQLFTITNYVRVIGAALIIGLLFTSIFLISNTIKLTIISRKDEIEIMKLVGATNRFVRIPFFIEGLLIGVIGAFVPVVTLMAGYVYLHDFFDAQLPFITMVEPFPMVWQVALVLFGISVVVGMLGSQMSVRKFLKV; via the coding sequence ATGAAGCGTAGCGCCTTTGTGCGGCACGTAAGAGAAGGGTTTAAAAATATTAGCAGAAACGGGTGGATGAGCTTTGCCTCCATTAGTGCCGTGACGATTATGCTGCTTGTCGTCGGCGCGTTTTCCTTGCTGATTTTAAATATGAACAGCCTGGCATCCGATGTCGAAAACGAAGTTGAAATCCGTGCTTTTCTGGAAATGGATACTGAAGCGGATGCACAGGCGGAAGTGATGGAAGACATTGCAAGCGCTAACGCGGTAGAAGACGTTTCGTACCTTGACAGGGATGAAGGGTTGGATCAATTTATCGACAGTCTCGGATCCGAAGGCGCTGTCTATGAAAGCATCCGAGATGAGAATCCCTTGAATGATGCGCTCGTTATCGAGACGACCGAACCGGAACTAACGGAAGCTGTCGCAACCGCCGTCGATGAATATGTTGAAGTGGAAACGGTTGAGTATGGAGAATCGATTCTTACGCAATTGTTTACGATCACAAATTATGTGCGTGTAATCGGTGCGGCTTTGATTATCGGTTTGTTGTTTACTTCTATATTCCTGATATCAAACACGATTAAACTTACAATTATCTCGCGCAAAGACGAGATTGAAATTATGAAACTTGTAGGAGCGACGAACAGATTCGTGCGTATTCCCTTTTTTATCGAAGGGTTGCTCATCGGTGTGATCGGAGCTTTTGTCCCGGTTGTAACACTTATGGCCGGTTATGTTTATCTCCATGATTTTTTTGATGCTCAGTTGCCTTTTATTACGATGGTTGAGCCCTTTCCGATGGTTTGGCAAGTGGCGCTGGTATTGTTTGGCATTAGCGTTGTCGTTGGTATGTTGGGAAGTCAAATGTCTGTACGTAAATTTTTGAAAGTATAG